In one Rutidosis leptorrhynchoides isolate AG116_Rl617_1_P2 chromosome 8, CSIRO_AGI_Rlap_v1, whole genome shotgun sequence genomic region, the following are encoded:
- the LOC139864144 gene encoding uncharacterized protein, with amino-acid sequence MPDMYNGFDINLGWSIRNCCKWWWRFKTETNCLWTKIIQSIHGIDGGLRAEDGRAHIPSVGIWHNIILAGNHIENLQISFKSSFTKSIGDGSSTSFWKDSWCGSDCFKNIFPRIFRLESNPDATVKDRVVVSESNVAQLVGNWVRQPTGRTLGELDEISKLLSSVNVTFSPQITWKWNLVSNGIFTVKSLARIIDAHLLENSIVGSHETLRNTLVPKKLEVFVWRALRKRLPVRVELDKRGIDLHSIRCPVCDGDIESVEHSLISCKLSVEIWSRVFKWWGFGNLANPGLNDILRGKAPQNMSSLGSKIWQAVEWVCAYTIWKNRNTAVFKNKSSCAPVILNEIQVLSYDWISGRIKGKDID; translated from the exons ATGCCCGATATGTATAATGGATTCGATATAAACTTAGGATGGTCGATAAGAAACTGTT gcaaatggtggtggaggtttaaaaccgagacCAACTGTTTGTGGACCAAAATTATTCAAAGCATTCATGGAATTGACGGTGGCTTACGGGCGGAAGATGGGCGTGCTCATATTCCATCCGTAGGCATTTGGCATAACATCATTCTTGCAGGCAATCATATCGAGAATTTGCAGATTTCCTTCAAAAGCTCTTTCACAAAGTCAATTGGAGATGGAAGCTCAACATCCTTTTGGAAAGACTCGTGGTGCGGCTCTGACTGTTTTAAAAACATATTCCCAAGAATTTTTAGATTGGAAAGCAACCCGGATGCTACTGTCAAAGACCGTGTGGTGGTATCAGAAAGCAATGTCGCGCAGCTTGTCGGGAATTGGGTGAGGCAGCCTACAGGGAGAACATTGGGAGAACTTGATGAGATTAGTAAGCTTCTTTCGTCAGTTAATGTAACATTCAGCCCACAAATAACTTGGAAATGGAATCTCGTGTCAAATGGTATTTTTACTGTTAAATCTTTAGCTCGTATTATTGATGCTCATTTATTAGAGAATTCTATTGTGGGGTCACACGAAACCTTGAGAAATACGCTTGTTCCTAAAAAGTTGGAAGTCTTTGTTTGGAGGGCATTAAGGAAGAGGCTACCGGTAAGGGTTGAGCTTGATAAGCGGGGTATCGACCTTCACTCTATTAGATGCCCCGTTTGTGATGGCGATATCGAATCGGTAGAACATTCTTTAATCTCGTGCAAGCTTTCGGTGGAGATTTGGTCTCGGGTTTTCAAATGGTGGGGCTTTGGTAATCTAGCAAATCCTGGCTTAAATGATATACTTCGTGGCAAAGCACCTCAAAATATGTCGAGTCTTGGTTCAAAAATATGGCAAGCCGTCGAATGGGTTTGTGCTTATACTATTTGGAAGAATCGGAATACGGCGGTGTTCAAAAATAAAAGCTCGTGTGCCCCGGTGATCCTAAACGAGATACAAGTTTTGTCATATGATTGGATCTCGGGTCGAATCAAAGGGAAAGATATTGATTGA